Below is a window of Cytophaga hutchinsonii ATCC 33406 DNA.
ATGGTTATTTTGCACTCGCATTTGTCACCCCATTAATACAGCATCTTTTTCCAGGTCTGGAACTAAGCAATTTCAATGCATTAGCGCCAGGTATTATCATGGGTATCATGATCCTGCCGCTGGTTTCTTCTTTAAGTGAAGATGCCTTATATGCCGTACCAAGAACATTACGGGAAGGTTCATATGCAATGGGTGCTACTAAATTTCAAACAGCTTTTAAAGTAATTATTCCTGCCGCCTTATCCGGTATCGCGGTTTCAATCATTCTGGCCTTATCAAGAGCCGTTGGTGAAACCATGATCGTTGCTATTGCCGCAGGTAACAAACCAACCTTAACATTTAATCCGCTTAATCAGGTTCAGACAGCAACAACCTATATTGTACAAACGGTAAACGGAGATGTCGCAAATGATTCCATTGAATACAAAACCATTTATGCCGTTGGGATGAGTTTATTTGTAATCACCTTGCTTTTGAATAACATCAGTTTCTGGCTGAAAAAACGCTACCAACAAGTTTATAAGTAATTGATATGGCGAAGAAGTTAGGCAAAAGAATGCGCCAAAAACAAGTGCGCAAAAATAAGTGGTACGAGTATCAGGATAAATCATATAAATTCATCGCACTGGCTGCAACCGGGATTGGCATATTGGTACTGGTGGTTTTATTATGGGATGTTTTTTCAGATGGTTTCAGCCGTATTGATCTGAAATTCCTGATGGATTCATCTTCACGTAAAGCAAAAAATGCCGGCATCTACGCGGCACTCGGAGGTACCTTATGGATCATGGCATTAACAACGCTTATCGCATTCCCGATAGGTATCGGAGCCGGTATCTATCTGGAAGAATACAACACCAAAGGACGTATGTCAAATCTGCTGGAAATTAATATTTCCAACCTGGCAGGTATACCATCCATCATTTATGGTTTATTAGGGCTGGAGATTTTTTCACGTACGCTGATGTTAGGCGACACGGCCATTACTGGCGCGCTTACCTTATCATTATTGATTCTGCCGATCATAATTGTTTCTACGCGCGAAGCATTAAAAACAGTTCCGTATAATTTACGCGAAGCTTCTCTTGCATTAGGGGCTACAAAATGGCAAACGATCTGGTACCAGATTCTGCCGGCATCTATTCCGGGTATTGTTACCGGCGCGATCCTTGCAATCTCAAGAGCAATCGGCGAAACAGCTCCATTGATCGTTATCGGTGCAGCTACGTATATCACTTCTGTGCCAAGCTGGCCAAACGAATCCTTTACCGTGTTGCCGATACAGATATTCTATTGGATCGGTAAACCGCAGCACGATTTCCAGGTGAACGCTGCAGCAGCGATCATCATATTATTGGCAATCACATTCATAATGAATGGAGCTGCTGTATATTTACGCTACCGGTGGCAGAAAAAAATCAAGTGGTAAACACTGATTAGATATTTATTGAATAAAATTACACGAGCATATGTTTGATGGCAGAAGTTTAATAAACTAAACTACATCAGGCTAAAATAGCAAAAAGATGAAAATTGAAGCGAACGACGTACACGTATATTATGGCTTAGACCACACGCTGAAAGGTGTGTCACTAAGTGTAAAAAAAAATACGGTTACTGCCTTAATTGGTCCCTCTGGTTGCGGAAAATCAACGTTTCTGCGTTGCATGAACCGGATGAATGACCTGATAGATAATTGCCAGGTTAAAGGAAATATTTTAATTGACGGCGTGGATATTAATTCACCTTCAGTGAATACAAATGAATTGCGTAAAGCAGTAGGTATGGTTTTTCAAAAACCAAACCCGTTTCCGAAATCAATCTTTGAAAACGTTGCTTACGGACTTCGTGTAAACGGCGTATCGAATAAAGAATACATCAACGATAAAGTGGAATGGTCGTTAAAGCAGGCAGCACTTTGGGATGAAGTAAAAGATAAACTGAAAAAATCCGCATTAGCATTATCCGGCGGTCAGCAGCAGCGTTTGTGTATTGCACGTGCACTTGCCGTTGAGCCATCCATTCTGTTAATGGATGAACCTGCATCCGCACTTGATCCGATCTCTACGTCTAAAATCGAAGAACTGATCTACAACCTGAAAGCTTCTTACACGATCATGATTGTAACACACAACATGCAGCAGGCTTCTAGAACAAGTGATAAAACCGCATTCTTTTATATGGGTGAACTGGTAGAATACGATGATACACGTACACTATTTACCAACCCTAAAAAAAAACGTACACAGAACTATATTACAGGCCGTTTCGGTTGATCCCGAACATCCTTCAAAAATAAACTACAGTATTTTTACACCTTTGATTCAAGCATATATATGAATCTATTAGAAACAGAATTAGGAGAATTAAAAAGCGAATTGATCGATATGACACATCTGGTAAAAGAACAGATGGAAAAAAGTATCACCGCTTTTTATACGTTTGATCATGACCTTGCAAAAGAAGTCATGAAAAATGAAAAAAGAGTAAACGGAAGTGAATTAAAAATAGATAGCCGTTGCGAACACATCCTCGCCTTGTTCAATCCGGTTGCGATTGATCTGCGCTTCGTTGTGGCATCATTGAAAATGGTTTCAGACCTGGAACGTATCGGAGACAATGCAGAAGGCGTATGCAAATTTTTGCTGATGTCTGAAAAACCATTCGATCCGGTATTGATAGAAAAAATGCGTTTCAAAGAAATGACTTCTATTGTACTTGAAATGTTAAATACATTATGCGAATCATTTGAAACAGACAATACAAAATTAGCACGTACAGTTTTTTCTAAAGATGAAATTCTGGATGAGATCAATTCAAATGCGAATAACGTATTAGCTGAATACATCAGCGGAAATCAGGATCGTGAAAAAGTCTTACAAGCTGTTTACTTGCTTTCGATGATCCGTAAGACAGAACGCGTGGGTGATTACATCACAAACATTTCAGAAGAGATTATTTTCTATGTAAAAGCGAAAGTTTTAAAACATAAAAAAAACAAGGAATAAAACACGCATTATTATTCTATAAAAGAAAAGTCCTGCCCACCAGCAGGACTTTTCTTTTATAGAGCCAATGTGTATCTTGTATATATGCAAAAGCAATGTTTCTTTTTATGGATCAGCTGGTTCGTTTTTATAACGGTTGCGCAGGCACAGCCGGGAACAAAGCAAGGAAACGAACCGGTACAAAAAGAATATCAACAAACGCTTTATCAGGTATCGGGCAGAGCAGACCTTGTCATTGACAAACCTAATGTTACGCTGTATCTGGAAACATTGTATAATACAAATGGTGTATATGCATCCATCATTGAACAGACGCGCTGGAACATAAGGCCAGGCTTTGATTGGGGGCTAACAGAAAAATGGCACGTAGGCGCATCCGCACGGATCAATGCGAACAACGGCGGAATTTATAATTATACCACACGTATTTATATTCAGCACAGAGGCAAAATAAGTTCGCTGCTTTTTCTGAAAGAATTTTTATACGAACAATTTAATTACGTGGACAACACATTAAGCAATACATCGCCAGGTGGCACCAGCACAACCAGAAGGCCTGCCGAAGGGAGAATATGTATTGGCCTGGGGCTTGGCAGATACATCGGGGTAGGGCAGCATGATTTTGGCGTATTTCTTTCTTACCGTCCATACATTCAATTTGATTATGTGCAGGATGGTGTTGCTTTTTATAAGAACCGGTTCATTGATTATACCAACCTTAGAATAGATGCAGGTTTTTTATTTAGTAAAGTATGTTATGTAGGATTGTATGCATGCAGGGATACAAATTTTTCATATGTTCCGGCAGCAGATCCGTATAAGAGAAATGCAATAACACCTTCCGCTGGTTTTGTGCTGAATGTGCTGTTGTTTTCAAACAATCTGGCTGAAAAAAGTACAGCAAACTTCAGCTATTTTTATACGAAATGATAAAAATAGCCTCAAAGGGGCATTTGGAATACAGTAAATTGCTAACTTTAACATAACCAAAAAATGGAATATGATAAAGCTGTTGTTACAACTTTTTAAAACAGGCACTGTAGTAGATACAGTTCAAACACTTTTTCAATCAAAAATTGAAAATTATAAAATCGATTTTTATAAAAAACTATCCGATGTATTAGCCAGTGTTATTTCAATCATTATTATTTCATTTGTGTTTTTAATGATGTTATTATTCTTAGGATTCGGCTTAAGCTTTTATTTAAATATCGTACTGGAAAGCTCGTATCAGGGCTTCCTTATTGTAGGTATGTTGTTCCTGCTGGCAGCATGGATCATGTCTGTAACTATTCGTACCGGCTACCTGAAACGAAAACTATTTGGCCTTGTCATGCGCATTCTGCAAAATAAGTCCAATCATAATGAACTGTAAATGCTCATGAGTTCTGTTTACGAGCAATTGATAGAGAATAGCAGCAAGGGTAAAAAAGCATTTGCCGTATTGCTGGATCCGGATAAATTGGACGATCGCTCCCTTAAAAGTATTGTCATGCTTGCAATGGAGTGTAGGGTCGACTATTTTTTCGTTGGCGGCAGCTTGTTATCTAAATACAACATCTCTGAAATTGTTCAGACGATAAAACAATATACATCCATACCGGTTGTGCTTTTCCCGGGAAGCCACCTGCAGGTAGAGCCGAATGCGGATGCTATTTTATTTTTATCTCTTATCTCAGGAAGAAATGCGGACTTCCTGATTGGACAGCATGTTGTTGCCGCACCGATTGTTAAACAAAGCAAACTTGAAGTTCTTTCAACCGGATACATGTTAATTGATTGCGGCGAACAAACAACTGCTTCATATATCAGTAATACAACACCATTGCCCTATGATAAACCTTCGATTGCTGCCGCTACAGCACTTGCCGGCGAAATGCTTGGACTGAAAGTAATGTACCTGGATGGAGGAAGCGGCGCCGCCAAACCGGTTAGCGCCGAAACAATTGCTGCAGTAAAAAAAGCAGTACATTGCCCGGTTATTGTTGGGGGGGGGGTAAATACAGAAGAAAAGGCATTTGCCGCACTAGAGGCAGGCGCAGATGTTATTGTGGTAGGTACTGCCATTGAAAAAGACCCAAATCTATTGGTTGCAATTTCAAATAAAGTTGCGGGGTACAGTAAAAGCATAAACGCTTAAAAAAGAAGAGACCGCTTATTGCTAAACGGCCTCTTAAAACTGAACAGTATTCTATTAAACGTAAACTTTCTAGATATTCATCAGAGACTCTCTGCGTCTCATTTTTCCGGCAGGTATACCAAACATCATTTTAAAACGACGGCAGAAATACGCCGTGTCTTTGTACCCGACTTCACCACCAATTTCGCGGATACTTTTCTTGGATGTACGAAGCAGATCAACCGCTTTTTCCATACGCTGGTATTCAATGTAATCCTGTGGATTGATACCGGTAAGCATTTTGAAATACTGGCCTACATAATCTTCCGATACATTGGCAACACCGGCCAATACTTTGTTCGATAAATCGCCTCCAAGGTATTTTTTAATATATGCAAAGATGTCAAGCAATCTCGGATCTTTAAAGTATGTACTGTTTGTTGCCAGACGTTCAACAAATAAATTCTTCCGAAGAATAAAGCGGATAATCTCTACAACAATACGGTCCGTATTGATATTGATCACGCGGTCTTTGCCGGCTTCGTCGGCAAGGTCTTCTTCAACCGTATCAAGAATATACTGGCTTAATTTAGGCGTATCCGTAATGATAAACGGAGGAATATCCAATGACGTAAAGAAGTTTACAGAATCAAATACTTTTGCTTCAAAAGAAACGTAGCTGAAAGAGTTTGGATCTGTACCGATAAGAGACGGATCAACAACAGAGTTTAAAAATTTTTCTCTGTTCGTTAACAATTCTTCATTAGATAGTTTTATAGCATTTCCTGAACCATACGAAATGGAAACAGATCTGCCGCCAGGGATGAATAACAATTCACCTTCTTTTACTTTTGTGCGTTCCTCACCAAAAGAAATTTCACCTTTATGAAGCAACACAATCATGTTACTTACATCGTAGTAATTATCAACTGTAAGCGATTGAACAATCCGAATGGATTTAGATTTGATGTATCGTACACCTAAGGATTCAATAATTTTATTATAATCTTCCATGACAGTCCATTATTTTTGGATAATTACAAGAAAAAAGATCAGACAAAATAGTATTAGTATTTGTACGAAACTAATATAAAAAACATGGAAAGACAATAAAAATGAAAAAAAATATACCTATTAATTAAACTTTTATAAGTTTTGACGCTTTTTCAAATAATTGATTAATGTTATTATTTGAATAATTCCCTGCCGATAACCAATTTTTGTATTTCTGAAGTTCCTTCATAAATCTGCGTAATTTTGGCATCGCGCATCATGCGCTCAACATGATATTCCTTCACAAAACCATATCCTCCGTGTATTTGAACGGCTTCGATGGTTGTATCCATAGCTACCTGAGACGCAAAAAGCTTAGCCATTGCTGCCGCTTCAGTATAGTCTTTATGCTGATCTTTTAAATAAGCGGCCTTTAAAACCAACAATCTGGCCGCATCAATTTTAGTTGCCATGTCAGCCAGTTTAAATTGAATAGCTTGATGGTTAAATATTTCTGTTCCGAAAGATTTCCGCTCTTTAGAATAAGCAAGCGATAATTCCAGCGCACCGGAAGCAATGCCTAAAGCCTGTGCCGCAATCCCGATCCGGCCGCCATTAAGTGTTTGCATAGCGAATTTGAAGCCAAAACCATCGTCACCGACCCTGTTTTCTTTAGGTATTTTTACATCTGTAAACATTAAAGAGTGTGTATCGGATGCCCGGATCCCCATTTTATTTTCTTTTTTACCTACCACAAAACCAGGCGTCCCTTTTTCAACAATAAACACATTAATGCCTTTATGTTTTAATTCCGGGTGTGTTTGTGCAATTACCAAATAAACAGAAGCTGAATTGCCATTGGTGATCCAGTTCTTAGTGCCGTTTAAAATATAATGATCGCCCTGTTCTACAGCTGTTGTACGCTGAGAAGTAGCATCAGAACCAGCTTCAGGTTCAGATAAACAGAATGCGCCGATACGCTCGCCCGAAGCTAATGGTTTAAGATATTTTTGTTTTTGCGCTTCTGAGCCAAAATGCTCAAGGCCCCAGCAAACAAGTGAATTATTTACCGACATACAAACTCCTGTGGAAGCATCTACTTTACATATTTCTTCCATGGCCAATACATAGGATACGGTATCCATGCCAGCGCCGCCATAGGTTTCAGCCGTCATGATACCCATCAATCCCAATGCGCCAAGTTTTTTGATCTGTTCCGCAGGGAATTTCTGCTGTTCATCACGTTCTATCACCCCAGGCAATAACTCCGTTTGTGCAAAATCTCTTGCCGCCAACTGCACTGCTTTTTGCTCTTCAGTTAAATCAAAATTCATAATCGCTTCAGAATTGTTTTGTAATATAATGTACGGTTAAATAAATCAATAGTTTGAACGAATTGCTATTTTAAACGTAAAATATTATATATATTATACTATTCTATTACTACTACCATCTAACCAAAAAACAATCAGTCACTTTTAACCATTACTTTTATGAGCACTCAATTTGAAAAAGACAACACAACAGGCAAAAACCATTCAGGAGTAAACGCAAACTGGCCGGTTCGTGTGCTTACAGCAACATCAATCATTGGTGATGATGTATTAAATGAAAAAGATGAAAAAATCGGCGTAATCAAGGATATTATGCTTGACATCCGCAGAGGGTTTATTGATTATGTAGTTGTTGAATGCAGCGGATTCCTTGGTTTTGATGAGAAATTCTTTGCCATCCCTTTTTCTTCCCTGCATATCAGACAAAGCAGAAAAGCGTTTGTATTAACAAACGGATCTGAATTGCTTAAAAAAGCCCCGGGTTTTGATAAAGCACACTGGCCGGATACCAACAGTCATTCGTATGCGCAGGCAAAAGGTTTCTGGGATGATAACTTTATGGGACCAAGCGCAGGGTTTTCATTCTAAGAAATAATATAGACATACATTAATACAAAAGGCTCCTTATTGCAGGAGCCTTTTGTATTAATACAGACGGGAATAAAACTACTCTACTTTTTTCTTTAATTTCTTAGCTTCTTTTTCAGTAGCATCACCGGCATCATCTGCCGCATCTTTAATATTGTCGCCAGCATCTTCTAAATGATCTTTAGCTTTTTCAGAAGGCGTTTTTTCTTTGCAGGATAAAACTGATGCGCCTAATGCAGCCGCAAATAAAAGTACATAAATACGTTTCATAGTAGTTGTTTTTTAGTTATAGATTTAATTTACGCAATCTATGAACAAATAAAAAAACCATATCTGCAGGATATGGTTTTTTTGCAATCATTTTTTATAATCTTACAAGTAACGAAGCTAACTTCTGCTGCAGCATCGTATTTGTTTAATGGGCATCACTGCCATTTTTCGTTGTTTTTTGCGTCTCTTCTTTCATATCTTCTTTAACGTCTGCAGCTTTTTCTTTAATGTCCTGTTCGGTATTTTCTATTTTATCATGAACGTTAGAGTCAGCTTTTTTCTCACATGAAAAAACAGATGCACTTAATGCAGCAGTAAATAGAATTACATAAATACGTTTCATAGTAATGATTGTTTTTAGTTATGTAATTAATGTACACAAACAAAAAAGCCATGTCAAGCTGACATGGCTTTTTTGTAATCATTTTATATAAAAGTGCAATTAGTCATCTCTGCTCATGCCTAAAAACATCATTACATAATACAGCAATTGTGCAAATGCACCAACCGCAACTACAACGTATGTTCTGGCAGCCCATTTTAAAGCATCTTTTGCCATCGCGTGTTCTTCTGTATTTGTAACACCACGGGACTCCATCCAGGCCAGTGCACGGTTACTGGCATCAAATTCTACCGGTAATGTAATAAGGGCAAACACGGTAAGTATTAAGTTACATGCAATGATGATCAGTAAAACATAAGGTAACGTTTGCGGACCAACCAGAAACATACCACCAAAGATCATTACCATCATTAACACATTTAAAATGCCAGCGCTGATGTTTTGCACAGGCACTAATGTTGAACGAAGTTCAAGCATGCTGTATGCCTGTGCATGCTGTAATGCGTGGCCGCATTCGTGTGCAGCAACGGCAGCCGAAGCAGCGCTGCGGCCGTTATATACATCCGTACTTAAATTTACTGTTTTGTCAGCCGGATTGTAGTGGTCCGTAAGCCTGCCTTCAACAGAAATGACTTTTACATCATAAATCCTGTTGTCACGCAGCATTTGTTCCGCCACTTCTTTCCCCGACATTCCCGATAGAAGTTCATATCTGGAATATTCTTCAAATTTACGCTTTAACTTATTACTTACATACCAGCTCGCGAGCATGGTTACAATCGCAATAACGAAAATCATATACTTATTGGTTTAGACTGTGTTTGATTTTATCAATGATTCCCGTCGTTGAATAGCCGTTTACAAGGTCTATTGTTTTTACGGAACCTCCCTGTTCAATTACAAAATCTGCGCCAACTATTTTATCTATTGTATAATCACTGCCTTTTACCAAAACGTCAGGCTTTATGTCAGTAATAAGTTCTAAAGGAGTTGCTTCATCGAACAAAATGACAGCATCTGTACAAGCTAATGCCGCCAGCATACGTGCGCGGGCATACTCATTATTTAACGGCCGTTCCGGACCCTTTAAACGTTTTACAGACGCGTCTGTATTTAATCCGACAACAAGCCGGCTTCCCAGCTGTTTTGCCTTTTCCAGATAGTCAATGTGGCCTAAGTGAAGAATGTCGAAACAGCCGTTTGTAAAAACAACTTCACCTTCCTGTTTCCATTTTTCAACTAATTTAGCACCTTCCGCTACCGTGACAATTTTATCAGCATGTGCCATATCTATACTGTTTCTAATGTGGTGTCTTCCGTCTTTTTATTTCTTCCCAGTAACAATGAAAGGGTAAAACTAATTCCACCTATAATAATTACTGTTAAGGTTTGAGAAGTATGCAGAAGAAAGGCATAAGAAATTCCATCTTCTTTTGTAACGCCATAAATAACCAACGCAGAAGAAACCAGAATATGAAAGATGCCGATACCGCCCTGCACCGGGGCAGACATTCCGATACCGCCAACCACAAGCAATACGAGTCCGGCGTTAACACCTAAATGCGCCGTAGGTTCGAAAGCGAAGAAGACCAGGTATGTCATCAGATAATAACAGAACCAGATCAATAAAGTATGAAATAAAAACAGCCACTTTTTTTCAAGTTTGCGGATACTGATAACACCTTCCCATACGCCGCTTAAGAATACAGACACTTTTTGGTAAGTGCTGTTTTTACGGATCTCATGTCTGAGAAACCACAACATCGCACACAGACCAATACCCAGGAAAGCAAAAACCACCAGATAAATATACATTTGCTGTAAGCTTGAAAAGAGGTTTTGAAATTTTTCAATGAAAATCTCAGACAAAAATGTACTTATGCGGTCAAATTCAATAACGAACGTTACACCGATGAGTGTTAACAGCGCTATAAGGTCAAATACACGTTCAGCAACAACACTGCCGAAGGTAGCGTTAAACGGTGCTTTGCTCATTTTATTAAGCATAAGACAACGTGCCACCTCGCCGGCTCTTGGTAAGAGTACATTTGCAAAATAGCCTGACATTAGCGCCAGAAATGTTTTATATACCGGAGGTTTTATGTCCAGCGGCTCCAGCAATAAATTCCACCGTACAGATCTTGACCAGTACGCTACAAGCGATGCAAGAATTGACATAGCGATCCAGAAATAATTTGCATTTCTAAAATCTTCGGCAATTTTATTGGGGTCCTGATCTTTAATTACGTACCAAAACAACAAACCACCAAGTCCGAACATGAGTACGTACTTGGTGGCATCTTTTAATGTTTTATTCATATAGTTTTAAATAAGTCTGTTATTGGCATCCGGAAAAATCAAGGTAGGTTTCCAT
It encodes the following:
- the pstC gene encoding phosphate ABC transporter permease subunit PstC yields the protein MKRSEKVIESFLFACSLLTILTTAGIISVLLFETARFFQVVSIWDFLTDTEWSPSFAKEQQHFGIMPLLAGTFLTTFIAMAVAVPLGITIAVYLSEYASSRVRQIVKPVLEILASIPTIVYGYFALAFVTPLIQHLFPGLELSNFNALAPGIIMGIMILPLVSSLSEDALYAVPRTLREGSYAMGATKFQTAFKVIIPAALSGIAVSIILALSRAVGETMIVAIAAGNKPTLTFNPLNQVQTATTYIVQTVNGDVANDSIEYKTIYAVGMSLFVITLLLNNISFWLKKRYQQVYK
- the pstA gene encoding phosphate ABC transporter permease PstA encodes the protein MAKKLGKRMRQKQVRKNKWYEYQDKSYKFIALAATGIGILVLVVLLWDVFSDGFSRIDLKFLMDSSSRKAKNAGIYAALGGTLWIMALTTLIAFPIGIGAGIYLEEYNTKGRMSNLLEINISNLAGIPSIIYGLLGLEIFSRTLMLGDTAITGALTLSLLILPIIIVSTREALKTVPYNLREASLALGATKWQTIWYQILPASIPGIVTGAILAISRAIGETAPLIVIGAATYITSVPSWPNESFTVLPIQIFYWIGKPQHDFQVNAAAAIIILLAITFIMNGAAVYLRYRWQKKIKW
- the pstB gene encoding phosphate ABC transporter ATP-binding protein PstB, whose amino-acid sequence is MKIEANDVHVYYGLDHTLKGVSLSVKKNTVTALIGPSGCGKSTFLRCMNRMNDLIDNCQVKGNILIDGVDINSPSVNTNELRKAVGMVFQKPNPFPKSIFENVAYGLRVNGVSNKEYINDKVEWSLKQAALWDEVKDKLKKSALALSGGQQQRLCIARALAVEPSILLMDEPASALDPISTSKIEELIYNLKASYTIMIVTHNMQQASRTSDKTAFFYMGELVEYDDTRTLFTNPKKKRTQNYITGRFG
- the phoU gene encoding phosphate signaling complex protein PhoU is translated as MNLLETELGELKSELIDMTHLVKEQMEKSITAFYTFDHDLAKEVMKNEKRVNGSELKIDSRCEHILALFNPVAIDLRFVVASLKMVSDLERIGDNAEGVCKFLLMSEKPFDPVLIEKMRFKEMTSIVLEMLNTLCESFETDNTKLARTVFSKDEILDEINSNANNVLAEYISGNQDREKVLQAVYLLSMIRKTERVGDYITNISEEIIFYVKAKVLKHKKNKE
- a CDS encoding phage holin family protein, whose amino-acid sequence is MIKLLLQLFKTGTVVDTVQTLFQSKIENYKIDFYKKLSDVLASVISIIIISFVFLMMLLFLGFGLSFYLNIVLESSYQGFLIVGMLFLLAAWIMSVTIRTGYLKRKLFGLVMRILQNKSNHNEL
- a CDS encoding geranylgeranylglyceryl/heptaprenylglyceryl phosphate synthase; this encodes MLMSSVYEQLIENSSKGKKAFAVLLDPDKLDDRSLKSIVMLAMECRVDYFFVGGSLLSKYNISEIVQTIKQYTSIPVVLFPGSHLQVEPNADAILFLSLISGRNADFLIGQHVVAAPIVKQSKLEVLSTGYMLIDCGEQTTASYISNTTPLPYDKPSIAAATALAGEMLGLKVMYLDGGSGAAKPVSAETIAAVKKAVHCPVIVGGGVNTEEKAFAALEAGADVIVVGTAIEKDPNLLVAISNKVAGYSKSINA
- a CDS encoding AraC family transcriptional regulator; translated protein: MEDYNKIIESLGVRYIKSKSIRIVQSLTVDNYYDVSNMIVLLHKGEISFGEERTKVKEGELLFIPGGRSVSISYGSGNAIKLSNEELLTNREKFLNSVVDPSLIGTDPNSFSYVSFEAKVFDSVNFFTSLDIPPFIITDTPKLSQYILDTVEEDLADEAGKDRVININTDRIVVEIIRFILRKNLFVERLATNSTYFKDPRLLDIFAYIKKYLGGDLSNKVLAGVANVSEDYVGQYFKMLTGINPQDYIEYQRMEKAVDLLRTSKKSIREIGGEVGYKDTAYFCRRFKMMFGIPAGKMRRRESLMNI
- a CDS encoding acyl-CoA dehydrogenase codes for the protein MNFDLTEEQKAVQLAARDFAQTELLPGVIERDEQQKFPAEQIKKLGALGLMGIMTAETYGGAGMDTVSYVLAMEEICKVDASTGVCMSVNNSLVCWGLEHFGSEAQKQKYLKPLASGERIGAFCLSEPEAGSDATSQRTTAVEQGDHYILNGTKNWITNGNSASVYLVIAQTHPELKHKGINVFIVEKGTPGFVVGKKENKMGIRASDTHSLMFTDVKIPKENRVGDDGFGFKFAMQTLNGGRIGIAAQALGIASGALELSLAYSKERKSFGTEIFNHQAIQFKLADMATKIDAARLLVLKAAYLKDQHKDYTEAAAMAKLFASQVAMDTTIEAVQIHGGYGFVKEYHVERMMRDAKITQIYEGTSEIQKLVIGRELFK
- a CDS encoding PRC-barrel domain-containing protein, producing the protein MSTQFEKDNTTGKNHSGVNANWPVRVLTATSIIGDDVLNEKDEKIGVIKDIMLDIRRGFIDYVVVECSGFLGFDEKFFAIPFSSLHIRQSRKAFVLTNGSELLKKAPGFDKAHWPDTNSHSYAQAKGFWDDNFMGPSAGFSF
- a CDS encoding zinc metallopeptidase, with the translated sequence MIFVIAIVTMLASWYVSNKLKRKFEEYSRYELLSGMSGKEVAEQMLRDNRIYDVKVISVEGRLTDHYNPADKTVNLSTDVYNGRSAASAAVAAHECGHALQHAQAYSMLELRSTLVPVQNISAGILNVLMMVMIFGGMFLVGPQTLPYVLLIIIACNLILTVFALITLPVEFDASNRALAWMESRGVTNTEEHAMAKDALKWAARTYVVVAVGAFAQLLYYVMMFLGMSRDD
- the rfaE2 gene encoding D-glycero-beta-D-manno-heptose 1-phosphate adenylyltransferase — translated: MAHADKIVTVAEGAKLVEKWKQEGEVVFTNGCFDILHLGHIDYLEKAKQLGSRLVVGLNTDASVKRLKGPERPLNNEYARARMLAALACTDAVILFDEATPLELITDIKPDVLVKGSDYTIDKIVGADFVIEQGGSVKTIDLVNGYSTTGIIDKIKHSLNQ
- a CDS encoding lysylphosphatidylglycerol synthase transmembrane domain-containing protein translates to MNKTLKDATKYVLMFGLGGLLFWYVIKDQDPNKIAEDFRNANYFWIAMSILASLVAYWSRSVRWNLLLEPLDIKPPVYKTFLALMSGYFANVLLPRAGEVARCLMLNKMSKAPFNATFGSVVAERVFDLIALLTLIGVTFVIEFDRISTFLSEIFIEKFQNLFSSLQQMYIYLVVFAFLGIGLCAMLWFLRHEIRKNSTYQKVSVFLSGVWEGVISIRKLEKKWLFLFHTLLIWFCYYLMTYLVFFAFEPTAHLGVNAGLVLLVVGGIGMSAPVQGGIGIFHILVSSALVIYGVTKEDGISYAFLLHTSQTLTVIIIGGISFTLSLLLGRNKKTEDTTLETV